Genomic segment of Paenibacillus sp. FSL R5-0912:
ACCGCCCTGCCCGTCATAGCCCCTGCCGGTTACAACCCGCACCTGAATGCCCTGCGAACGGGCCATCATGGCATAGAGGCGGGCATAATCTATACATACCCCCAGCCGGGTATCAAAGGTATCCTGCGGGGTCTGCTCATGCCAGATCCGTTTCTGCTCATAGTTCTCTGCTTTGGTATAGTCATAGGTGATGCGTGAGCCGATCCAATCATAGAGCAGCTTGGCCTTCTCTTCATCCCCGTCAGCCTGTCCGGCAATATCTGCGGCTGCACCAGCGATGTCCGCGGAAATATCATGGTCGATCACTTCATATTTGCGCCGCAAAATATCATTCATCTCGGCGGCTACCGCCTTGGTCAGCACCGGAAGCTTACCCCGGACCTGTTCACCGGCCAGCGGCTCAAATACCGCCGCCGCACTCTGGCTGTAGATCGGCGAGGATTCCACGTAGCGGCTGAAGCCGCTGTCCGGATTTAGGCCTACGCCGATATAAAGCGCAAAGACCAGAACAAGTGCACGGGCGAGCCCGGCGGCAAAGCCTAGAACGGCTCCGCTTAAGCGGCTGGCCCCCGTGATCTTCCCTCCCGGCCTTGACGAAAACCGCGGCAGGCGGAAAGGCAGCAGCAGGAACAGCAGACCCAGCATTAGGCGGATCAGACTGTAGGACAGGAGGAGGAGGAGGAGGAACCGCACAAGCGGCGAGTTCGCCAGCACCGATACAGCTGTATAATACACCTGCTGCCACTGGCTCATCCGGATGTCAGGCAGAACAACGCCGGATGCCCACTCCCCGGCTAGTGGCGAGAGGTATACAGCGGCCGGAACAGCCATAATCAGGGCCGCGATCGCCATTATTCCGGAGCCGAGCAGTCCGAACAGCCCTCCGGCCGCTCTTTTGAAGCCCCGGCCCCATCCCTGCAGTACGGAGAACAGCACGACCACCAGCAGGACGATCGAGATGATATTGGCCTCACTAAGACTATCTATCCAGCTGTTCAGCATCTCTCGCGCTCCTCCTTCTGTGGCTATTTAGCCTTTGGTTCAACTGCACTATTATTTGCCGGCCTGTTTCCGGGCTTCGTCAATAAATGTTTTGGTAGTATCTGTTACACTCCACTTTCCAAGACTGACCCCGCGGAAGATCACTTCAACCTTATCCTCTGCGGCGGAGCCTTTCACTTCGAGATTGGGAGTCGTAATTGTAAAAGTACCGTCACCGCCGGAGGTATACACCGCCTCCTGCGCTTCCTTAAGCATAACTTCCTGCGCTTCCTTCTTCAGCGTGCTGACCGTCCCGTCCGCCACTTTGTTAACAGCATTACCTATCTGATCCATGGTCACCCCGCTGTAGATGAACAGGCCTGCAACGATAATGATAACAATTGCCCATTTCAGTACAGTCTTAACGAGATTAATTACTGCAAACAGCAGGACAAGCGCAATAACGATAACAAGCCAATTCTCTCTGATAAATTGTGACCACACTGCCGGATCCATCAATTTCACAACACCCCTATCGCAAATTTCGCCACGCCGGGACTCCTGTCCCGTCTGACATATCCTTAATAATAATGATTATACATGAATGCCTCTTATAATTCATGGTTCCCGGGCTGCAGAAGCGCATACTGGGATTGGCCAAGAAAATGGTATAAGCCCCCTCCGGCGCACGTAAAGTACAAGTAGGCCGTTTCTTCCAAGTGAATCCCTTCCCATTACTCATCGGCTGGCCAACAACCTGGAGGTGTCACCCGTGAAAACCGCACTGTGGCTGTATCTGTTTCTATTTCTGGCATTCTTTGATTTGCACGCCCAGTATCCCATTCTGACGCCGTTTGCCATGTCTTTGGGAGCAGGCCCTGCCTTCATAGGCTGGATGATGGGAATGTATTCGCTGACCCACCTCCCCGGCAACCTGCTGGCCGGTGTACTGGTTGACCGCAACGGCAGCCGCCGTTACATCGTCTTTGCTCTTACAGCAGCCGGGCTAATTCTGCTGCTGCAGGCCCATGCCCAGCTGCCCTGGCATCTGCTGCTGCTGCGCGCAGCAAGCGGCTTCGCGCTGGCCTTCCTCTCGCCTGCCTGCATGACCCTGCTGGCCTCTCTCTCCTCTGACCCGGCTACCCAGGGCAAGTACATGTCAGGCCATGGGATCATCCACACGCTGGCTTCTGTGGTCTCACCGGCGGCCGGTGCATTCATTGTTCTCAAGGCCGGCTATTCCGGCACCTTCAGTACCCTGGGCTGGCTGCTGATCTTAACAGGCGTGATGGCTTACTTCAGCGTGCCGAAGCATTCTCCTGCGCTGGCTTCACACGCACACGCTGTGCCGCTGCCGCAGGAGAAAGCGGCGATTCCACTGACAGCTGACATTCCAGTCTCTAAGCGCTACTATCTGCTGCCTTTTTTCGTATCCTGTTCCCAAGGGGTACTCTTCTTTGAACTTCCGCTGTCTCAAGGAAGAGACGGAATGATTTCAACCGGAATTCTACTGTCGCTGCTCAGCCTGGGGGCACTCCTGACCCTCAGCCTGTTCTTCCTGAACCGGCTGGCCCCTGGCATCCGCATTGCTGCTGCACTGCTGGGAATGGCCATCTGCTTCTTCAGTCTGGCCGCCTTCCGCAGCATACCGGCCGGAATCATTCTATTCATACTTGGCGCAGCCAAAGGTGTGTTATTCCCGGCGATGGCCTCCCTGTTCATCAGTCTGGGCGGTGCAGGCCGGATGGGACGTACCTTCTCGCTGCAATCCATCGCCATGTCTCTAGGGGCATTTGCCGGGCCGGTAGCCGCCGGACAGCTGAGGGACTATGTCTCCCCTTACTTCATTGCCTTCGTGCTGCTGATGACAGCCCTTCTGCTGCTTCCTCCCGGAAGATCCGGCAGTCCCGCTGCTTATTCTCCGGGCTTGAACAGCCACGCCGCCTGATTCCAGCCGCATTCGCCAGCAATCACCCGCATTTTCCCTGCCGGGTGATTGTTTGTTTGATGACGTTTGTTTTTACGACATTTCCCGGGGAATGAATACATATTGCTCTTTGAACTGTTAAAATTGGCGAAGCTTAGGTACAATATCGTCATAACCAACTACGATCCGGGAGTGAGCACCTATGTCCATCACCATTATTGTCGAAGGCAAGAATGACCGCAGCCGGCTGAGACGGCTGCTCGCGCCGGAGGTCGACATTCTGTGCACTTTCGGCACCTTGAACACACTCAAGCTTGAATCCCTGCGCCGCACCGTCGGTGATGGAGAAGTATACCTGTATCTGGACAATGACAGCTCCGGCAAAAAAATCCGCGGCGTTCTGCGAGACGCCTTTCCCGATGCGGTGCATATGTATACCCGGCGGGGTTACGCCGGTGTCGAAGGCACTCCTGACGAATACAGTATCACACAGCTCGAAAAAGCCGGCCTTGAGGAATATATTCTCTATCCGCAGCCGTTCAGTAACAGCTAGCTGCTCCTCCGGTCTGTAGTTCAACACCAAAAAACGCCTTGCTGGTCCCTCCTTAAATGGAGGGGGTCCGGCAAGGCGTTTGGTTTATTCCGGCAAATCTATTCACGGGCCAGCTTCTTAACCGATTCAGCCAGAAACTCCGGAGTCACATTCTCCGTATCCCCGGCATCATATAATGCCCTGAGGCGGTTGGTCCGATCTACCAGACCAATAAGGTTGGCATGGGCGAAATCATCCTTACTGTTGCCGTAGATCAGAACCTTGAATGATTCAGCCGCCAGCTTACGTACCTGCTCCTGATCCCCGCGCAGGAAATACCAGCCGTTATAATCGGCATGAAACTTGTCGCCAAATGCCTTGATCGCTTCACGTGTGTCGTTCTCCGGGTCAAAGGAAATGGAGACAAATTCAATATCCTTGCCAAAGCTGCCATCCTTCACCAGCAGATCCTGCGTCTGTGACAGCATGTAGGTAGTAATAGGGCACACATCCGGGCATTCGGTGAAGAAGAAATAGACCAGCCTTGCTTTGCCTGCCGTATCCGCCAGGCTCACCTGCTGTCCATCCACATTCTCCAGAGAGAAGTCCTGTACCTCCCCGACGACCGGCAGCTTCTTGTCTCCGAAGCTGAGCGAATTCACTGCTAGATAGATGGCCATAATTACCGCTGCAAGCAGCATCAGCCAGGTCCATTTATAGCGTTTCAAGGTCTGCACAGGACCCCTCCCCATTCATCATAAGAATCCGTACTTCCACCGTGTGTATCTAAAAATTAACCGTGGACCGTATTCAATACAAGCACAATCAGACTTATGGTCAGATAGTTAATGGAGAAGAAGAAATTTTTCTTGGCCCAGGCATCATCATCCTTCGCCTTAAATCCGATTAAGGTTAAATAGAGCCAGGCCAGCGACAAAGCTGACGACACAATGAGATAAAATATCCCTGCATAGTCATACATGTACATCAGTACAGGAATGGGCAGCAGCAGTGCCACATAAGGGATCATCTGGAACTTGGTACGGCGTGTCCCTTTGACCACTGGAAGCAGGGGGAACCCTGCCGCCCTGTATTCCTCTTTGCGGCGGATACCAAGTGCCCAGAAGTGGGGCGGCTGCCACAGGAAGAGCATGGCGAACAGCAGCCAGGCACCAAGGTCTACGGTTCCGGTAACAGCAACATAACCGATTACAGGCGGCATGGCACCGGAAATGGCTCCCACGGAAGTGCTCCAGGTAGATGTTCTTTTGAGCCAAAGGGTATACACTACAACATATACGAACATCCCGACGATGCCAAACAGTCCGGCCAGTACTCCGCAGAAAGCAAACAGCACAGCCAGGCCGGCAATACCCAGCCCAATGCCGTACAGCAGCACTGTCTGAGGCTTCAGCCTACCTGTAGGCAAGCCCCGCTCACGGGTTCTTTCCATCTTCATATCCAGATCCCGGTCGAAATAATTATTGAAAACACAGGCAGAGGCCATAACCAGCATTGTGCCAAGCAGGGTAAGGATTAATCGTCCATACTGTACATCCCAGCCTGAAGCCACCCAGTAGCCTGCAAAAGCAGCGATCAGATTGGAACGGATAATACCGGGTTTCGTCACCGTAATGAAGTCGCGCCAGCTTGCACCTTCCGGTGGAGACTTGGCAGACATTGATGCGGAATCGGAAGAAGCTTGATATCTCAATTGATTGTCCACGTATGGTGTTCCTCCTTCTAAGGGACTTCTTAACGTTCCGCCGGAGCCTGAGTAACTGTTCGGCTGTACGCTGGATAATATTACTCGCTCCGCTATTAACTTTATCATAGCAAACTGGGAAAGACTTTGACAATCATTGACCATGATGTTCATCAATTCGACAATTACGTGACAATATTTATTTCCTCCCCCTAAATAACTTGGCGCTAAATTGGGTAGTTATTAATAGGGAACTTCCGTATAAAGGAGATCTGGCCAAATGGATACCGCTACACATTTTGTTATGGGACTGGGACTCGCCGGTCTGTCGTTCGTTGATCCTTCTGTCGCCTCGAATGGGACACTTGCCGGTGCCGTGATGGTTGCTACTGTACTCGCTTCTCAGGCACCGGATGCCGATACTGCGCTGCGGCTGAAGGACAACGCGGTTTATATCCGCAATCACAGGGGAATCACCCATTCCCTGCCCTTTTTACTGTTATGGCCGGCTCTGATCACAGTGGTCATAGGTCCGGTCTTCGGATTAACGGATCTCCATGCCTTAAGCCATATTGCGCTTTGGAGCTTCATCGGCGTTGCCATCCATGTGTTCTCGGATCTGTTCAACACTTATGGGACCCAGGCGGCACGCCCGTTCACCGAGAAATGGATTGCCTGGAATATTATCCACATCTTCGACCCGTTCATCTTCGGCAGCCATGCGGCAGCGATCATTCTCTGGATCAGCGGGATTGTGCCTCCGGCACCCTTGTTCATTACCCTATATGCAAGCATCGTCTTGTATTACATCTGGCGGACGCTCGTACATGCGCGTATCACACGTAACATCAAGAACAAGGATGTGCACCATAATGCTGGTGACCGGTACTATGTCATCCCTACGATTTCGCCTACACGCTGGAACGTGGTCAAAGCCAAGCCGGATGGCAGCTACAACGTCGGACTGCTGAACAACGGCAAGCTGGAATGGTTCAGGCATGCGGTGTGCTCCACTCACCCCGCTGTGGAACATTCGAAGTCCCATCCGGATATTCAGGCTTTTCTGTACTTTACCTCTTACGCTGTCGCCGAGGTCGAAGAGCTGCCCTCGGGTTATATTGTACGCTGGGGGGATGTTCGTTATTTACACCGTAAGCAATTCCCGTTTGTTGCAGTACTGGTCATGGACAACCAGTATCACCCGCTGAATACTTATGTAGGCTGGCTCAGCAGTGAGAAGCTGGATGAACGCTTCGCCATTGATCCGGGAACAGTTAAGACCTAGCAGCGTAAACAATGCATACCTGAAGATGGCTGGCATCCGCCCTTGCGGATGCCAGCTTTTTAGTTTATGTGGCAATGAGTTGAAGTTCACCCTGTATTGTCCGGCCGGGATGTTGAGAGTGTTGTATATAATGCAACTCTGAGCCTTAGATATTGGGATTACTTTAAGAATTGTTGTATGAAATACAGCAATCCCCCCGCTTAGCGGCTATGGAGGAGAAGAATGTTGCCTTTTGTGCAACAATTTTCAATTAGGGCGATTTAATAAAGGAAATGTTGTATTCTGTGCAGGATTCCGTCATTGGACCTTTACATAAACATTCCTATCTCTAGCTAAGCTTAACCAGCAGGTTAAATCTTCCTGAGGTCTATTTCTCTTGCCGCCTCTTGACGCCCCGGACCGCATAAGGCACAATCACAATAAAGCGGTTACAGTTAATAGTTCATGATATGAATTGAAAATCCCGGGGTGCATAAAGCACTCCGGGACTCACTCCACCGCTATTGCAGCAGAAAGGAAGGCTGGAACATATGGGTAAAGGTCTGTCACTGTGGTTCGCCTGCTCTTCAATTCTCATACTTACGGCAGCTTCCATTTCAATCAGCTATAACATTTGGCTGGCGCTGCTGCTCGGTACCCTGTGCGTGCTCAACATTGGCTGGGGCTTCATCATCAAAGCCCGGCTGAGACGCAAGGCCGAGCGCAAGCTGCCCTCCTCTTAACGGTAAGGCAGGAAGCCCATCCGTTCCTTCACGCCTTCCAGTGTCCGGGCAGCACTGCTGCGCGCGCTTTCGGCACCTTGAGCCAGAATATCGCCCAGTGTGCCTGAGCTGCGGATCTCATGGTATCTCTGCTGGATGGGTTCAAGCAGGGCAACGATTACTTCGCCAAGATCTTTTTTGAAGCCGCCGTACATTTGCCCTTCATACTTGTCCGCTATCTGCTGGAGGCTCATTCCCGAGCATTCGGCATAGATACTCATCAGGTTGCTGATCTCAGGCTTATTGGCCGGATCAAATACCACTTCGCGTCCTGAATCCGTGGTTGCGCGGCTGATCTTTTTACGGATGATATCCGGCGGATCCAGCAGACCGATTCTGCTGCCGGCATTAGGGTCGCTTTTGCTCATTTTTTTGGTCCCGTCATCCAGAGACATAATCCGCGCTCCGACTTCAGGAATATACGGCTCAGGAATAGTGAAGAAATCACCGAACCGGTGATTGAAGCGCCCCGCCAAGTCGCGGGTCAGCTCCAGATGCTGCTTCTGGTCTTCACCCACCGGTACCAGATCGGCGTTGTAGACCAGGATATCTGCAGCCATCAGCGATGGATACACGAATAATCCGGCTCCTACGGATTCTTTGCCTGCCGATTTATCCTTAAACTGCGTCATCCGTTCCAGCTCACCCATAGCAGTCAGTGTCGTCAGAATCCATCCCAGCTCAGCATGCTGAGGCACGTGGGACTGCATGTAGACATGGGAGATGGCAGGATCAATGCCTGCAGCCAGATACAATGCAGCTACCGATTCCGAATTCTCACGAAGGGCAGCGGGATCTTGGGCAACCGTAATGGCATGCAGATCCACCACCATAAAGTAACATTCATATTCCCTTTGAAGCTTGACGAAATTCTTGATCGCTCCGATGTAATTTCCGAGTGTGAGCGAACCGCTGGGCTGAATCCCCGATAATACCTTTTTAGCCATGATCTTTATCCTCCATCATCTGTATATTCCGTGTGCGCCAGGACGCAAAAAGGCCCCACATCCGCAAGGGACGTGAGACCGTGGTACCACCCTTATTCGCTGCTCCTAAGTCATCCCTGGGGGACAGGCAAGCAGCCTTAGCTTCCGTTAACGGGGAAGAGCCGGCCGGTCTACTGAAGGCTTATTCAGCCCGTTCGATCGCGGCGCTCAAGGGTCCATTCGGTCAGAGGTGCACCACCGGTTCACATCAGCCACCGGCTTTCTGAAGGTGCAGTCCATTGCTTACTTGTCCCTGTCATCACGTTGTTGTCATTCATTGTTGCCTTCATCATAGTGCGTGCCGGAGAAGTTGTCAAATCTCTAACCACCGTCACTTAAATCTGGTATGATAAGGATATTCGTGTATGATCTGATTACAGTTTATCAAAGGAGCATATCTCTTATGAAACAGGTGACCAAAGGGCAGTGGAACGGTTATGATACGTACATTTTGCATAGCCGTGAGCTGGAAGTCACGCTTTTGCCCCGGCTGGGGAACAATGTAATTTCCTTATGGGACCGCAAGGAGGAGCGGCAAATCCTGCGCCAGCCTGATGAAAGCGACTTGGCTTTTTATATTCAGAAACCTTATCACTTTGGCATTCCGCTTCTGGTACCGCCCGGCCGTATCCGAAACGGGCAGTTCGCGTTCGATGGCACCAGCTACCAGTTCGACCGGAATTCAGGCGATCATCATATTCACGGCCTGCACCGTACCCAAGCCTGGTGTGTCAGCGATATTGAAGAAGACGAGGAAGGCTGCGCGGTAACAACCGAATTCACAACTACGGATGATCCGGAGTGGATCAGGCAATTTCCCGAGCCGCTGAAGCTTGAGATG
This window contains:
- a CDS encoding transglutaminase domain-containing protein, translated to MLNSWIDSLSEANIISIVLLVVVLFSVLQGWGRGFKRAAGGLFGLLGSGIMAIAALIMAVPAAVYLSPLAGEWASGVVLPDIRMSQWQQVYYTAVSVLANSPLVRFLLLLLLSYSLIRLMLGLLFLLLPFRLPRFSSRPGGKITGASRLSGAVLGFAAGLARALVLVFALYIGVGLNPDSGFSRYVESSPIYSQSAAAVFEPLAGEQVRGKLPVLTKAVAAEMNDILRRKYEVIDHDISADIAGAAADIAGQADGDEEKAKLLYDWIGSRITYDYTKAENYEQKRIWHEQTPQDTFDTRLGVCIDYARLYAMMARSQGIQVRVVTGRGYDGQGGYGPHAWNEVYISSREAWIPLDSTWASSGNWFNTKDFDSTHIKENIL
- a CDS encoding MFS transporter, which translates into the protein MKTALWLYLFLFLAFFDLHAQYPILTPFAMSLGAGPAFIGWMMGMYSLTHLPGNLLAGVLVDRNGSRRYIVFALTAAGLILLLQAHAQLPWHLLLLRAASGFALAFLSPACMTLLASLSSDPATQGKYMSGHGIIHTLASVVSPAAGAFIVLKAGYSGTFSTLGWLLILTGVMAYFSVPKHSPALASHAHAVPLPQEKAAIPLTADIPVSKRYYLLPFFVSCSQGVLFFELPLSQGRDGMISTGILLSLLSLGALLTLSLFFLNRLAPGIRIAAALLGMAICFFSLAAFRSIPAGIILFILGAAKGVLFPAMASLFISLGGAGRMGRTFSLQSIAMSLGAFAGPVAAGQLRDYVSPYFIAFVLLMTALLLLPPGRSGSPAAYSPGLNSHAA
- a CDS encoding DNA primase, which produces MSITIIVEGKNDRSRLRRLLAPEVDILCTFGTLNTLKLESLRRTVGDGEVYLYLDNDSSGKKIRGVLRDAFPDAVHMYTRRGYAGVEGTPDEYSITQLEKAGLEEYILYPQPFSNS
- a CDS encoding SCO family protein, with translation MQTLKRYKWTWLMLLAAVIMAIYLAVNSLSFGDKKLPVVGEVQDFSLENVDGQQVSLADTAGKARLVYFFFTECPDVCPITTYMLSQTQDLLVKDGSFGKDIEFVSISFDPENDTREAIKAFGDKFHADYNGWYFLRGDQEQVRKLAAESFKVLIYGNSKDDFAHANLIGLVDRTNRLRALYDAGDTENVTPEFLAESVKKLARE
- the cyoE gene encoding heme o synthase; its protein translation is MDNQLRYQASSDSASMSAKSPPEGASWRDFITVTKPGIIRSNLIAAFAGYWVASGWDVQYGRLILTLLGTMLVMASACVFNNYFDRDLDMKMERTRERGLPTGRLKPQTVLLYGIGLGIAGLAVLFAFCGVLAGLFGIVGMFVYVVVYTLWLKRTSTWSTSVGAISGAMPPVIGYVAVTGTVDLGAWLLFAMLFLWQPPHFWALGIRRKEEYRAAGFPLLPVVKGTRRTKFQMIPYVALLLPIPVLMYMYDYAGIFYLIVSSALSLAWLYLTLIGFKAKDDDAWAKKNFFFSINYLTISLIVLVLNTVHG
- a CDS encoding metal-dependent hydrolase → MDTATHFVMGLGLAGLSFVDPSVASNGTLAGAVMVATVLASQAPDADTALRLKDNAVYIRNHRGITHSLPFLLLWPALITVVIGPVFGLTDLHALSHIALWSFIGVAIHVFSDLFNTYGTQAARPFTEKWIAWNIIHIFDPFIFGSHAAAIILWISGIVPPAPLFITLYASIVLYYIWRTLVHARITRNIKNKDVHHNAGDRYYVIPTISPTRWNVVKAKPDGSYNVGLLNNGKLEWFRHAVCSTHPAVEHSKSHPDIQAFLYFTSYAVAEVEELPSGYIVRWGDVRYLHRKQFPFVAVLVMDNQYHPLNTYVGWLSSEKLDERFAIDPGTVKT
- the trpS gene encoding tryptophan--tRNA ligase — protein: MAKKVLSGIQPSGSLTLGNYIGAIKNFVKLQREYECYFMVVDLHAITVAQDPAALRENSESVAALYLAAGIDPAISHVYMQSHVPQHAELGWILTTLTAMGELERMTQFKDKSAGKESVGAGLFVYPSLMAADILVYNADLVPVGEDQKQHLELTRDLAGRFNHRFGDFFTIPEPYIPEVGARIMSLDDGTKKMSKSDPNAGSRIGLLDPPDIIRKKISRATTDSGREVVFDPANKPEISNLMSIYAECSGMSLQQIADKYEGQMYGGFKKDLGEVIVALLEPIQQRYHEIRSSGTLGDILAQGAESARSSAARTLEGVKERMGFLPYR